The following are encoded in a window of Armatimonas rosea genomic DNA:
- a CDS encoding helix-turn-helix transcriptional regulator, translating to MTSAPRRIFGRQIFGTGPLTIYVHRHLFTGTLAPHDHDFLEAVLILGGTGTHHTAQGDTALLPGHVLFLRPGTWHAYLDCEDLDYINCCFGAELLRGVLDEPLLTRAASTVLQPDDLDFCVRTLESIERSQSGLERLGYLLVFLARLAEQVPPETVAHLPHPSTALIKSHLEDTLARPWTLTELAALACLEPTYFVRRFRTDTGLPPMAWLAKLRAERAATLLLQTNLSIQEIGERVGWSDLSYFARRFRAHFGCSPSAYRIRLGQANATSAGLAYTR from the coding sequence TTGACTTCTGCTCCACGACGCATCTTTGGTCGCCAGATTTTCGGCACCGGGCCGCTGACGATCTATGTCCACCGGCATCTCTTCACGGGGACACTCGCGCCGCACGACCACGACTTCCTCGAAGCGGTGCTGATCCTGGGCGGCACGGGGACCCACCACACAGCTCAGGGAGATACCGCACTTCTGCCAGGCCATGTCCTCTTCCTACGTCCCGGCACCTGGCACGCCTATCTGGATTGTGAGGACCTCGACTACATCAACTGCTGCTTCGGTGCCGAGCTCCTGCGCGGTGTCCTCGACGAGCCGCTACTCACACGCGCGGCCAGCACGGTGCTCCAGCCAGACGATCTTGACTTCTGCGTACGCACCTTGGAGAGTATCGAGCGCTCCCAGAGCGGCCTGGAGCGCCTCGGCTACCTGCTGGTCTTCCTCGCCCGCCTCGCCGAGCAAGTCCCCCCCGAGACCGTCGCTCACCTCCCGCATCCCAGCACCGCGCTAATCAAATCGCACCTTGAAGACACCCTTGCGCGCCCCTGGACCCTCACTGAGCTCGCCGCGCTCGCCTGCCTGGAGCCCACTTACTTCGTCCGCCGCTTCCGCACCGACACGGGCCTGCCGCCCATGGCCTGGCTCGCCAAGCTGCGCGCCGAGCGCGCCGCCACACTGCTCCTCCAGACCAACCTCTCCATCCAAGAGATCGGCGAGCGTGTCGGCTGGAGCGACCTGAGCTACTTCGCCCGCCGCTTCCGCGCCCACTTCGGCTGTAGCCCCAGCGCCTACCGCATTCGTCTCGGGCAAGCCAACGCCACCAGCGCCGGTCTGGCCTACACCCGCTAG
- a CDS encoding Gfo/Idh/MocA family protein, whose amino-acid sequence MSFAHGHIHAYCNKIKTFDDAVLVACWDDNEARGREAAERYGMEFVESYEALVNRTDIDAVIITSETNKHADLTVAAAAAGKHILCQKPMATTLADCDRMIEAVERSGVHFQMAFQMRCDPLNQQIKKWLDEGAVGRIGSLRRRHCINFLFNPTIATGPSAWHIDPVANVGMFFDDAVHAADFLYWLLGKPVSVMAEIDNILTSVAPDDTGIALYRWESGTMGVLFNSSVTLASENTCEIYGDEGVIIQNYDDGVSVGHAPENAVALKLFRKSTGKWETFDCPLPPNHGERLAAIPRPFLDNLKAGNPPSITVRDGKISAEMCLAAYESAREGRRVAL is encoded by the coding sequence TTGAGTTTTGCGCATGGGCACATCCATGCCTACTGCAACAAGATCAAGACCTTCGACGATGCCGTCTTGGTGGCGTGCTGGGACGACAACGAGGCGCGGGGGCGTGAGGCCGCAGAGCGCTACGGGATGGAGTTTGTCGAGAGCTACGAGGCGCTGGTCAATCGCACCGATATCGACGCCGTGATCATCACCAGCGAGACCAACAAGCACGCGGACTTGACGGTTGCGGCGGCGGCGGCGGGCAAGCACATTCTCTGCCAGAAGCCTATGGCGACCACGCTGGCGGACTGCGACCGGATGATCGAGGCGGTCGAGAGGTCGGGCGTGCACTTTCAGATGGCCTTCCAGATGCGCTGCGACCCGCTGAACCAGCAGATCAAGAAGTGGCTCGATGAGGGCGCGGTGGGGCGTATCGGCTCCCTGCGGCGGCGGCACTGCATCAATTTTTTGTTCAATCCGACCATCGCCACCGGCCCGAGCGCCTGGCACATCGACCCGGTCGCCAATGTCGGGATGTTCTTCGACGATGCCGTCCACGCCGCCGACTTCCTCTACTGGCTGCTCGGAAAGCCTGTGAGTGTCATGGCCGAGATCGACAATATCCTCACCTCCGTCGCCCCCGACGACACCGGGATCGCGCTCTACCGCTGGGAGTCCGGGACGATGGGCGTGCTCTTCAATAGCTCCGTGACCCTGGCGAGCGAGAACACCTGCGAGATCTACGGCGATGAGGGCGTGATTATCCAGAACTACGACGATGGCGTCTCTGTGGGCCACGCGCCGGAGAACGCGGTCGCGCTGAAGCTCTTCCGCAAGAGCACGGGCAAGTGGGAGACATTCGACTGCCCCCTGCCCCCCAACCACGGCGAGCGCCTCGCCGCGATCCCGCGCCCCTTTCTCGACAACCTCAAGGCAGGCAATCCCCCCAGCATCACAGTCCGCGATGGCAAAATCAGCGCCGAGATGTGCCTCGCCGCCTACGAAAGCGCCCGTGAGGGGCGGCGGGTGGCGCTATGA
- a CDS encoding DUF4303 domain-containing protein translates to MLNCEVLVAFIEEKINAFAAAHPEETFCAFAIDGQLLCLNTEFFFEEKLHYYTETASDEFRPFYEADGFREQLWKNPGDWKYQGFAHLTEEAGLDKVAYYEYLDMSPEEQRASEYTFAMQQVLDELNQRGAFKNLNCAPSFTAFLVNRAENE, encoded by the coding sequence ATGTTGAATTGTGAAGTTCTGGTGGCTTTTATCGAGGAAAAAATCAACGCGTTTGCGGCTGCACACCCAGAGGAAACTTTTTGTGCATTTGCAATAGATGGCCAGCTTCTCTGCCTCAATACGGAATTTTTCTTTGAGGAAAAACTGCACTACTACACTGAGACGGCATCTGATGAGTTTCGTCCTTTTTATGAAGCAGACGGCTTTCGTGAGCAACTTTGGAAAAATCCGGGTGACTGGAAGTACCAAGGCTTTGCTCATCTCACGGAAGAAGCAGGTCTCGATAAAGTTGCTTACTATGAGTACCTAGATATGTCACCTGAAGAACAACGAGCCAGTGAATACACTTTTGCGATGCAACAAGTTCTAGACGAATTGAATCAGCGAGGTGCCTTTAAGAATCTGAACTGCGCCCCCTCTTTTACGGCATTCCTCGTGAATCGAGCTGAGAATGAGTAA
- a CDS encoding sulfatase family protein, with amino-acid sequence MKKHPNIVLLAVDSLRADHMSCYGYHRNTTPHLDRFASQGTLFEHNISAHIPTTSAYGSMLTGQDVFTTQVVALRHKGPLREEVPTLAELLKEAGYTTTCVGFSGNPSARGFDKYLNFAGWGSWNEGRSPKAENLNQVAIPELDELVKGDAPFFLFLRHMDPHAPYLPPAPYERMFYHGNESDPNNRSMDPVMSFKPFCDFFASWMPPGISDKDYVIAQYDGAIAYMDACIQTIFTALEAHGIYDETLIILNGDHGETLYDHECWFDHHGIYDTTLHVPLIIRYPGKVPAGKRVAGYTQHKDLVPTVLELAGIETERSFDGNSVLPLISGDEVSHESEIYITECTWMRKHGWRTPEWKLIVALEPDFHFKPEIELYNLIQDPDENNNLAESEPEVVAHLKARMDAWIVKREAETGLTNPIHTQGDWHGHTGVGPFTSSQQAYDTMHIGDPGQAAKLQGK; translated from the coding sequence ATGAAAAAACATCCCAATATTGTCTTGCTTGCGGTGGACTCGCTGCGGGCCGACCACATGAGCTGCTACGGCTACCACCGAAACACGACCCCGCACCTGGATCGCTTCGCTTCCCAGGGAACACTGTTTGAGCACAATATCAGCGCCCATATCCCGACCACCAGCGCCTACGGCTCGATGCTGACGGGGCAGGATGTCTTCACGACGCAAGTGGTCGCGCTACGCCACAAAGGTCCGCTGCGTGAGGAAGTCCCGACCCTGGCCGAGCTGCTTAAAGAGGCGGGCTACACCACGACCTGTGTCGGGTTTAGCGGCAACCCGAGCGCCCGTGGCTTCGACAAGTACCTCAACTTCGCCGGTTGGGGAAGTTGGAACGAGGGCCGTAGCCCCAAGGCCGAGAACCTCAACCAGGTCGCTATCCCGGAGCTGGACGAGCTGGTAAAAGGCGACGCGCCGTTCTTTCTCTTCCTGCGCCACATGGACCCGCACGCGCCGTACCTGCCGCCCGCGCCCTACGAGCGGATGTTCTACCACGGCAACGAGTCCGACCCGAACAACCGCTCGATGGACCCGGTGATGAGCTTCAAGCCCTTCTGCGACTTCTTCGCCAGCTGGATGCCGCCGGGAATCTCCGACAAGGACTACGTCATCGCGCAGTACGACGGCGCAATCGCCTACATGGACGCTTGCATCCAGACGATCTTCACGGCGCTGGAAGCCCACGGTATCTACGACGAGACCCTAATCATTCTCAACGGCGACCACGGCGAGACGCTCTACGACCACGAGTGCTGGTTCGATCACCACGGAATCTACGACACGACCCTCCATGTGCCGCTGATCATCCGCTATCCGGGCAAGGTTCCGGCGGGCAAGCGGGTTGCGGGCTACACGCAGCACAAGGACCTGGTGCCCACCGTTCTGGAGCTGGCGGGGATCGAGACCGAGCGCAGCTTCGATGGCAACAGTGTCCTCCCGCTGATCTCCGGTGACGAAGTTTCCCACGAGAGCGAGATCTACATCACAGAGTGCACCTGGATGCGCAAGCACGGCTGGCGCACCCCGGAGTGGAAGCTGATTGTCGCGCTGGAGCCGGACTTCCACTTCAAGCCGGAGATCGAGCTCTACAACCTGATCCAGGACCCCGACGAGAACAACAACCTGGCGGAGAGCGAGCCCGAGGTGGTGGCGCATCTCAAGGCGCGCATGGATGCCTGGATCGTCAAGCGCGAGGCGGAGACGGGCCTGACCAACCCGATCCACACCCAGGGCGACTGGCATGGGCATACGGGAGTCGGCCCGTTCACATCGAGCCAGCAAGCCTACGACACGATGCATATCGGCGATCCAGGGCAGGCGGCGAAGCTGCAGGGGAAATAA
- a CDS encoding Gfo/Idh/MocA family protein, with amino-acid sequence MSLRVAVVGLGGIGNTHAGVYMKREDCELVAVCDIIQERTDKAAEKYGCPGFYSIADMLASGIQIDAVSVCSAGKENGGDHYTPTMEILAAGIPVLGEKPISNEIDKAEEMVALAKEKNLRYGINLNHRFTPAALRAKEWINEGRLGEVNIINMTMWINNPNETSPWFHIRALHPHSLDVMRFFGGDVEKVQAFFKRGPKADGPDGRRVCWSNVQANLLFKNGTIGHLTGSYDAGGSYGLETLEVVGSEGRFVLVDACEHLTFYPRRSRQTETYDYLGGMMGFNETFPSRIGKWVEQNIAGDAPEEIDASGADALHVQKIIEAIIESWETGTVVTI; translated from the coding sequence ATGAGCTTAAGAGTGGCCGTAGTTGGCCTTGGTGGAATTGGCAATACCCACGCGGGTGTCTATATGAAGCGGGAAGACTGCGAGCTAGTCGCGGTCTGTGACATTATTCAGGAGCGCACCGATAAGGCGGCTGAGAAGTACGGCTGCCCGGGGTTCTACTCCATCGCGGACATGCTGGCGAGTGGGATTCAGATCGATGCGGTGAGTGTCTGCTCGGCGGGGAAAGAGAACGGTGGCGATCACTACACCCCGACCATGGAGATCCTGGCGGCGGGGATTCCCGTGCTGGGCGAGAAGCCGATCTCCAACGAGATCGACAAGGCCGAGGAGATGGTCGCGCTGGCCAAGGAGAAGAACCTGCGCTATGGCATCAACCTCAACCACCGGTTCACGCCTGCGGCGCTCCGCGCCAAGGAGTGGATCAACGAAGGGAGGCTGGGTGAGGTCAATATCATCAACATGACGATGTGGATCAACAACCCCAATGAGACATCGCCCTGGTTCCATATCCGCGCCTTGCACCCGCACTCCCTCGATGTGATGCGCTTCTTTGGCGGCGATGTGGAAAAAGTGCAGGCGTTCTTCAAGCGTGGCCCCAAGGCCGACGGCCCCGATGGCCGCCGTGTCTGCTGGTCCAATGTGCAGGCGAACCTGCTCTTTAAGAACGGGACGATCGGGCACCTGACGGGCAGCTACGATGCGGGCGGAAGCTATGGCCTCGAAACCCTAGAAGTGGTCGGCTCTGAGGGACGCTTTGTGCTGGTCGATGCCTGCGAGCATCTCACTTTCTACCCACGCCGCTCCCGCCAGACCGAGACCTACGACTACCTGGGCGGGATGATGGGCTTCAACGAGACCTTCCCCAGCCGAATCGGGAAGTGGGTGGAGCAGAATATCGCCGGGGATGCGCCAGAGGAGATCGACGCCTCAGGAGCCGACGCGCTCCACGTGCAGAAGATCATCGAGGCCATTATCGAGTCCTGGGAGACCGGGACGGTGGTGACGATTTAA
- a CDS encoding Gfo/Idh/MocA family protein, translated as MQRVCVVGMGVIGNRHADMYKLSPLAELVGVCDKDRARADAGAARLGVPAFYDVDAMLAALQPDIVSVATGGYEYGSDHYAPTMQALAAGCHVLGEKPISNTISEAEEMVALAKEKKLCYGINLNHRFTPAARIAKKWQNEGRLGHLLFINMSMWILNPTESSPYFQIKALHPHTVDVMRHFCGDVEKVQCFATVAPGRKIWTTAHFSMQFKNGVVGGLTGSYDIERGHPMERCEVAGTGGRLVIDDMYREATLFPAGNPEKLVYTNPLFGGFESFTDTFKDRIHTFVREVEEGVAPEAIDGSGADGLAAQRVLQAAIESLNTGTVVTV; from the coding sequence ATGCAACGAGTCTGTGTGGTCGGCATGGGGGTGATTGGAAACCGCCATGCTGATATGTACAAGCTGAGCCCGCTCGCGGAGCTGGTTGGGGTCTGTGACAAAGATCGGGCGCGGGCGGATGCCGGCGCGGCGCGCCTCGGTGTGCCTGCGTTCTATGATGTAGACGCGATGCTGGCCGCGCTCCAGCCCGATATCGTGAGTGTCGCAACGGGCGGCTACGAGTACGGTAGCGACCACTACGCGCCGACCATGCAGGCGCTGGCGGCAGGCTGTCATGTGCTGGGCGAGAAACCCATCTCCAACACGATCTCCGAGGCGGAGGAGATGGTGGCCCTCGCCAAAGAGAAGAAGCTCTGCTACGGCATCAACCTGAACCATCGCTTCACCCCGGCGGCGCGGATCGCGAAGAAGTGGCAGAACGAGGGGCGGCTGGGGCACCTGCTCTTTATCAACATGAGCATGTGGATCCTAAACCCGACCGAGAGCTCGCCCTACTTTCAGATCAAGGCACTACACCCCCACACGGTCGACGTCATGCGGCACTTCTGCGGCGATGTGGAGAAAGTACAGTGCTTTGCGACCGTCGCGCCGGGCCGAAAGATCTGGACTACGGCGCACTTCTCGATGCAGTTCAAGAACGGCGTCGTGGGGGGGCTCACCGGCTCCTACGATATCGAACGCGGCCACCCGATGGAGCGCTGCGAGGTCGCAGGAACCGGTGGGCGGCTGGTGATCGACGACATGTACCGCGAGGCCACACTCTTTCCGGCGGGCAACCCGGAGAAGCTGGTCTACACCAACCCGCTCTTTGGGGGCTTTGAGAGCTTCACGGACACGTTCAAGGACCGCATCCACACGTTTGTCCGCGAGGTCGAGGAGGGGGTCGCTCCCGAGGCGATCGACGGCTCCGGGGCGGATGGCCTCGCGGCGCAGAGAGTCTTACAGGCGGCGATTGAGTCGCTCAACACAGGGACAGTGGTGACGGTGTAA